Proteins encoded by one window of Cannabis sativa cultivar Pink pepper isolate KNU-18-1 chromosome 4, ASM2916894v1, whole genome shotgun sequence:
- the LOC133037216 gene encoding uncharacterized protein LOC133037216 has product MDKSWMREERDTLRFQVGFDAFLEFALKNSTNHDRIHCPCVDCCNVSKGNITMIKDHVYLRGFNRSYTNWYYHGEHLPNDPYPLGKRGVDDIEGNDFDDYPLDLLNEAQEEFLNDPEKFDNFLSDADKPLFDGCKKLRLPTMVKFYNIKAENGVSDKCFTQFLAAFKDILPFANCFPESTYEVKKTLNSIGLKYEKIHACPNDCILYRKEYADMNYCPTCGLSRHKVNKSKENRKLIPQKVMWYMPLIPRLKRLYRSAEHSENLIWHETKRVKDGKLRHPVDSQAWKKVNYINPEFKSEPRHIRLGLSADGVNPHRSLSSRHSSWPVFLVMYNLPPWLVMKRKFNMLSLMISGPQQPGHNIDVYLEPLIDDLIELYENGVQVYDGFKKEFFNLKAVLLWTVSDFPAYSNLSGLSTKGYEGCPICCTNTSARRLANGHKMCYMGHRRYLPANHPDRRKKKAFDGTEEGDMAPLPLSGEQILQQVQLVDFKYGKTQKNKKTNGCFQRKSIFFRLPYWKSLLVRHCLDVMHIEKNVCESIIGTLLDIPGKTKDGLNSRLDLVEMGIRQSLAPEKKGERLYLPPACFTLSKKEKQTVCKSLANMKVPDGYSSNIKNLVNETELKLMGLKSHDCHALMQHLLPIAIRSVLPKNVRECLTHVCIFFNRLCGKELELDKLDALHEHVVKTLCNLEKFFPPSFFDIMIHLMVHLVREARLCGPVWARWMYPFERNMKVLKSYVRNNYRPEACMVECYISEEAVEFCSEYMAGVEAIGISKPRTDSDDVDRGLRGKGTMVTVSKLELDQAQLVVMNNNAEVQPYITDHMELLQSMVPRNQKNKQKWVADQHRQTFIGWLRNTIISKLNEPNHGVSDVLSRIALGPTFAVAKHEAYIVRGKRFHTKSRDDAREVQNSGIHIVAETMHFASAKDRNPVLGTMTYYGVIEEIWELNYFAFQIPLFKCSWVDNNVGVKTDELGFTLVDLSKRGSKNDPFIMASQAA; this is encoded by the exons atggataaatcatggatgcgtgaggagagagacacactgcgatttcaagtagggttcgatgcatttttagagtttgccttaaagaattctacaaatcacgatcgtattcattgtccgtgtgtagattgttgtaatgtatctaaagggaatattacaatgattaaggaccatgtgtatttacgaggtttcaatagaagttatactaattggtattaccatggcgaacatttacctaatgatccatatccattaggaaagcggggggtagatgatatcgagggtaatgatttcgatgattatccattggacttgcttaacgaagcacaggaggaatttcttaatgatcctgagaaattcgataattttcttagtgatgctgataaacctctgttcgatggttgtaaaaaactaagattaccaacaatggtaaagttttacaacataaaagcagaaaatggagtgagcgataaatgttttactcaatttttagctgcttttaaagatatcttaccatttgccaactgctttccggaatctacttatgaagtgaaaaaaacgttaaattctataggattgaagtatgaaaaaattcatgcatgtccgaacgattgcattttatatcgtaaggaatatgcagacatgaattattgcccgacttgcggtttatcccgccataaagtaaacaagagtaaggagaataggaaacttatcccccaaaaagtgatgtggtacatgcctttgattccgcgactgaaacgattatatcgtagtgcagaacattctgaaaatttgatttggcatgagaccaagagagtgaaagatggaaaacttaGACATCCTGTAGAttcccaagcttggaaaaaagtaaactacataaatcctgaattcaaatctgaaccaagacacattcgtctcggtctgtctgcggatggagtaaatccacatagatctctaagtagtcgtcatagttcatggcctgtcttcctagttatgtacaatcttcctccctggttagtgatgaagaggaaatttaacatgctttctttaatgatatcaggcccgcaacaacctggacataatatcgatgtatatttggaaccattgattgacgatttaatagaattgtatgagaacggggttcaggtctatgatggttttaaaaaagaattttttaatctgaaagctgtgttgttgtggactgtcagtgatttccctgcttatagtaatttatcaggcttaagcacaaaaggttacgaaggttgtccgatttgttgcactaacacatcggctcgtcgcttggcaaatggacacaagatgtgttatatgggtcacagacggtacttgcctgcaaatcatcctgatagacggaagaagaaagcattcgatggtactgaagagggtgatatggctcctttgccactgtctggggaacaaattctccaacaagttcaacttgtagattttaagtatggaaagacgcaaaaaaataaaaaaactaatggttgttttcaaagaaagtcaatcttctttcgtcttccatattggaaaagtctactagttcgacattgtttggatgtcatgcatattgaaaaaaatgtgtgtgagagtattattggtaccttacttgatattcccggcaaaactaaggacggtctaaatagtcgtttagatctcgttgaaatgggtatacgacaatctctggcacctgagaagaaaggtgaacgtttatatttgcctcctgcttgtttcactttgtccaaaaaagagaaacaaacagtttgcaaatcacttgcaaatatgaaagtacccgatggttactcgtctaacatcaaaaacttggtgaatgagactgaattgaaactaatgggtctgaaatcacatgattgtcatgcgttaatgcaacatctacttccaattgccattagatcagtcttgccaaaaaatgttcgagagtgtttgacacatgtttgcattttctttaatagGCTGTGCGGGAAGGAATTAGAATTGGATAAGTTAGATGCATTACATGAACATGTAGTCAAAACATTGTGCAACCTGGAAAAGTTTTTTCCGCCATCTTTTTTCGACATCATGATCCATTTAATGGTTCATCTAGTGAGAGAAGCAAGGCTGTGTGGGCCGGTGTGggcgagatggatgtatccatttgaaagaaatatgaaggtaCTTAAAAGTTATGTGCGTAACAACTATCGGCCAGAAGCATGTATGGTTGAGTGCTACATATCTGAAGAGGCTGTGGAATTTTGTTCAGAGTACATGGCTGGAGTTGAGGCAATAGGAATTAGCAAACCAAGAACTGACTCAGATGATGTTGATAGAGGATTAAGGGGCAAAGGGACAATGGTGACAGTGTCCAAGCTTGAACTAGATCAAGCTCAATTAGTCGTGATGAACAATAACGCAGAGGTTCAACCATATATAAC TGACCATATGGAGctgttacaatcaatggttccaagaaatcaaaaaaataaacaaaaatgggttgcagACCAACATCGTCAAACTTTCATTGGGTGGTTAAGGAATACCATTATATCAAAGTTGAACGAACCGAATCATGGAGTATCTGATGTGTTGAGTCGTATTGCCCTTGGACCAACTTTTGCGGTTGCAAAGCATGAAGCGTACATTGTAAGGGGTAAACGTTTTCATACAAAGTCAAGAGATGATGCTCGAGAGGTTCAAAATAGTGGTATACATATCGTCGCAGAAACTATGCACTTTGCAAGTGCAAAAGATAGAAACCCTGTTTTAGGTACTATGACGTATTACGGGGTCATTGAAGAAATATGGGAGCTCAATTATTTTGCGTTCCAAATTCCACTTTTTAAGTGTTCTTGGGTTGACAACAACGTTGGAGTAAAAACTGACGAGCTTggttttactttggttgatttaagtaagagaggaagcaagaatgatccattcatcatggctagccaagcagcttaa
- the LOC133037215 gene encoding uncharacterized protein LOC133037215 has translation MLFGMMHIWESINGLRKIFKFYDPELLTVHGINDEEQSQSFDDAARRLANWLSLMNNNHQMFFIPWNIGMHWTLVVVAPRKIIHLNPVKGRPIPEEIEQMIGRAFMYIGDAHQYLGPWQGISQANCPRQPKSQECGFYVLKYITDIVARANPNRYIQDQKAFGGKKQYDPKTELLPLQRKWIEQLMAVIHGDD, from the exons atgctgtttggaatgat gcacatatgggagagcatcaacggtctgagaaaaattttcaagttttacgacccagagcttctcacagtgcatgggatcaacgatgaagaacagagtcagtcttttgacgatgcggcaagacgattggctaattggttatcattaatgaacaacaaccaccaaatgttctttattccttggaatatcgg gatgcattggacgctagtggtggttgcgccaaggaaaattatccatttaaaccctgtaaaaggccgcccaattcccgaagaaatagaacaaatgatcggaag ggcattcatgtatataggggacgcacatcagtatcttggcccgtggcaaggaatttcacaagcaaactgtccaagacaacctaaaagccaagaatgcggtttttatgttttgaaatatatcactgacatcgtcgcacgtgccaaccccaaccgttacatacaagatcaaaaagct tttgggggtaagaagcaatacgatccaaaaacagaattgttaccactacagcgaaagtggatcgaacaattgatggcggtgattcacggtgacgattga